The Chryseobacterium nakagawai genome has a segment encoding these proteins:
- a CDS encoding HupE/UreJ family protein: protein MQDFLFYLNLGWEHIISLDALDHQLFVLALIAVYSFSDWKKILILVTAFTIGHSITLALSILDVFRVPSDWVEFLIPLTIVLTSLDNIIMKNQKQTLMRANYYLALIFGLVHGMGFANTARVMIAKSQGIAIPLLGFNIGLELGQIVIVGAILIFLFILLTLFKVNKKDWILFVSSGVFALSLKMTLERIPF, encoded by the coding sequence ATGCAGGATTTTCTATTTTATTTAAACCTTGGATGGGAACACATTATTTCTCTTGATGCTTTAGACCATCAGCTTTTTGTCTTGGCTCTGATTGCCGTTTACTCTTTTAGTGACTGGAAAAAAATACTGATCCTTGTAACAGCATTCACTATTGGACATTCAATTACGCTAGCTCTAAGTATTCTTGATGTCTTCAGAGTTCCTTCTGATTGGGTAGAGTTTTTAATCCCTCTCACCATTGTGCTGACATCTCTGGATAATATTATTATGAAAAACCAGAAGCAGACGCTAATGCGGGCTAACTACTATCTTGCTTTAATCTTTGGATTGGTTCACGGAATGGGTTTTGCCAATACGGCAAGAGTGATGATCGCCAAAAGCCAAGGTATTGCCATTCCACTATTAGGATTTAACATTGGATTGGAACTGGGGCAGATTGTTATTGTAGGTGCCATTTTGATATTCTTATTTATTCTGCTTACTCTTTTTAAAGTCAATAAAAAAGACTGGATCCTTTTTGTCTCATCAGGGGTCTTTGCTTTATCCTTAAAAATGACATTAGAAAGAATTCCTTTCTAA
- a CDS encoding M1 family metallopeptidase — protein sequence MKLKVIILSLSVFAYTGFTAQNIQNNPGSNHGNKFEQLGSILRTPNIYRTASGAPGHGYWQNRADYNITAYLDEDKRNLKGSETVTYYNNSPDELDYIWLQLDENEHSSIRNAGYDNSSILRPSTTDQQLKVTELPVKDNGYGVTLEKVTDASGSPLKYTVNKTMMRIDLPKALKKGEKFIFKVDWNYNIGNRIKMGGRGGYENFPEDGNDLYTMAQWYPRMCVYSDFQGWQNHQFTGRGEFALVFGNFKVSMNVPADHIVGGTGECKNYDQVLTSDQLSRYRKAENASEPIEIVTLDEAKKAEKNHSKQRKTWVFEANDVRDFAWTSSRKFVWDGMRVTIPENNNKVMAMSFYPKESYGLYRKFSTKAVAHTIKTYSEFTIPYPYPVAQSVEAANGMEYPMICFNFGRTEKDGTYSEGTKNGMIGVIIHEVGHNFFPMIINSDERQWAWMDEGLNTFTEYLTEEKWDNKFPSKRGPAWTIVDYMKLPKDQLEPIMSNSENIVQYGPNAYSKPATGLNILRETIMGRELFDKAFKTYAKRWAFKHPEPADLFRTMEDASGEDLDWFWRGWFYGTDPVDIAIDKVTVATPNLETNPKAAEEIKYQVDKPLVNSFEDLSKIRNREDKNITFYVDKDKEAQDFYYRYDRGQEKVSTKEYTTKVEATLPLDAKDKEKFKNITAYQIDFLNKGGLVMPVILEFTFEDGSKLYDKSSAQIWRLNEQKVSKTYYFDKKLKSIQLDPMRETADIDTTNNFWSSNASGGETSKFQLFKQKQEGGPARGSSNGKVNPMQAAGKS from the coding sequence ATGAAACTAAAAGTTATTATACTTTCACTTTCTGTATTTGCCTATACAGGTTTCACCGCACAAAATATTCAGAATAACCCGGGTAGCAACCATGGAAATAAATTTGAGCAACTGGGAAGTATTCTGCGAACACCCAACATTTATAGAACTGCCTCTGGTGCTCCAGGACATGGATACTGGCAAAACAGAGCCGATTACAACATTACCGCTTATCTTGATGAGGATAAAAGAAATCTGAAAGGTTCGGAAACGGTTACTTATTATAATAATTCTCCTGATGAACTGGATTACATCTGGCTGCAGTTGGATGAAAATGAACATTCCAGTATCAGAAATGCAGGATATGATAACTCTTCTATTCTGCGTCCATCAACAACGGATCAACAGCTTAAGGTAACAGAACTCCCTGTAAAGGATAATGGCTATGGAGTGACCCTTGAAAAAGTAACGGATGCTTCAGGAAGTCCTTTAAAATATACCGTCAATAAAACCATGATGCGTATTGACCTTCCAAAAGCTTTGAAAAAAGGAGAAAAATTTATTTTCAAAGTAGACTGGAATTACAATATTGGAAACAGGATCAAAATGGGTGGCCGCGGAGGTTATGAAAATTTCCCGGAAGATGGCAACGACTTGTACACCATGGCACAATGGTATCCAAGAATGTGTGTATACAGTGATTTCCAGGGCTGGCAAAATCATCAGTTTACCGGAAGAGGAGAATTTGCCTTGGTTTTCGGAAATTTTAAAGTGTCTATGAATGTCCCTGCCGATCACATTGTAGGCGGAACAGGAGAATGTAAAAATTATGATCAGGTATTAACTTCTGATCAGCTTTCAAGATACAGAAAAGCAGAAAATGCTTCTGAACCTATAGAAATTGTCACCTTAGATGAAGCTAAAAAAGCGGAAAAGAATCATTCAAAGCAAAGAAAGACATGGGTCTTTGAAGCCAATGACGTAAGGGATTTTGCCTGGACTTCTTCCAGAAAGTTTGTTTGGGACGGCATGCGCGTTACCATTCCTGAAAATAACAATAAGGTAATGGCTATGAGTTTCTATCCTAAAGAATCTTACGGACTTTACAGAAAATTTTCCACAAAGGCAGTAGCTCATACCATTAAAACGTATTCGGAATTCACCATTCCTTATCCATATCCTGTAGCTCAATCTGTAGAAGCAGCCAACGGAATGGAATATCCAATGATCTGTTTCAACTTCGGAAGAACGGAAAAAGATGGAACTTATTCTGAAGGAACTAAAAACGGAATGATCGGAGTAATTATCCATGAAGTAGGCCACAACTTCTTTCCTATGATTATCAATTCAGATGAAAGACAATGGGCATGGATGGATGAAGGGCTGAATACTTTCACAGAGTATCTTACAGAAGAGAAATGGGATAATAAGTTTCCGTCTAAAAGAGGTCCGGCATGGACGATCGTAGATTATATGAAACTTCCCAAAGATCAGCTTGAGCCAATCATGAGCAACTCTGAAAATATTGTTCAGTATGGCCCGAATGCCTATTCAAAACCTGCTACAGGATTGAATATTCTTCGTGAAACCATTATGGGAAGGGAGCTTTTTGATAAAGCTTTCAAAACGTATGCAAAAAGATGGGCCTTCAAACACCCTGAACCGGCAGATCTTTTCCGTACCATGGAAGATGCCAGTGGTGAAGACCTTGACTGGTTCTGGAGAGGATGGTTCTATGGAACAGACCCTGTAGATATTGCGATTGATAAAGTAACCGTAGCTACTCCTAACCTTGAAACTAATCCAAAAGCAGCTGAGGAAATAAAATATCAGGTTGATAAGCCTTTAGTGAATAGTTTTGAAGACCTGTCAAAAATCAGAAACAGAGAAGACAAGAACATTACGTTCTATGTTGATAAAGATAAAGAAGCTCAGGATTTCTACTATCGATATGACAGAGGGCAAGAAAAAGTAAGCACTAAAGAATACACTACAAAAGTAGAGGCTACTCTTCCTTTAGATGCTAAGGATAAAGAGAAGTTTAAAAATATTACAGCGTATCAGATCGATTTCCTGAACAAAGGTGGCCTGGTAATGCCAGTCATTCTTGAATTTACCTTTGAAGATGGCTCAAAATTATATGACAAATCTTCAGCACAGATCTGGAGGCTGAATGAACAAAAAGTTTCTAAGACGTATTATTTTGACAAGAAATTGAAATCAATTCAGTTAGATCCAATGAGAGAAACTGCTGATATTGACACCACCAATAACTTCTGGAGCAGCAATGCTTCCGGTGGTGAAACATCAAAATTCCAGCTCTTTAAACAGAAACAGGAAGGAGGTCCTGCAAGAGGGAGCTCCAATGGAAAAGTAAATCCTATGCAGGCAGCCGGAAAAAGCTAA
- a CDS encoding LytR/AlgR family response regulator transcription factor: MANLTIVGVDDEYPALELIRHYCDGIEDIDLLEIFQNPEEALQYLQKNRVDLVILDINMPYINGIDLLLKLPYKPLCIFLTLETQYAVKAFELDVVHYLVKPVDFETFKRAVYKAKDFLQFKQSAEDKKQEDFIMFKSNYIMNKVLLQDIKWVQGFGEYIILITHLKKYMILERMSNFEENFQNLGFIRIHKSYIVLSSHISSYDSNTIYLKGGEQLPLGRTYKKHLKEYLG, encoded by the coding sequence ATGGCTAACCTCACTATCGTAGGAGTGGATGATGAATATCCCGCGTTAGAACTTATCCGGCACTATTGTGATGGGATAGAAGATATCGATTTGCTGGAGATATTTCAGAACCCGGAAGAGGCGCTACAATATTTGCAGAAGAATAGAGTAGATCTGGTTATTCTGGATATTAATATGCCTTATATTAATGGGATTGATCTTTTACTTAAACTTCCCTATAAACCATTATGCATATTTCTTACATTGGAAACTCAATATGCCGTTAAAGCATTTGAATTGGATGTTGTGCATTATCTGGTGAAACCTGTAGACTTTGAAACATTTAAAAGAGCAGTTTATAAAGCAAAGGATTTTTTACAGTTTAAACAATCTGCGGAAGATAAAAAACAGGAAGATTTCATTATGTTCAAGTCTAATTATATCATGAATAAAGTTCTTCTTCAAGATATAAAATGGGTTCAGGGATTTGGCGAATATATTATTTTAATCACCCATTTGAAAAAATATATGATCTTGGAACGGATGTCTAATTTTGAAGAAAATTTTCAAAATTTAGGGTTTATCAGGATTCATAAATCCTATATTGTCCTTTCTTCTCATATCAGTTCATATGATTCGAATACAATTTATCTGAAAGGAGGAGAGCAGCTCCCATTAGGAAGAACTTACAAAAAACACCTGAAAGAATATTTGGGGTAA
- a CDS encoding sensor histidine kinase, with the protein MEYHWGLLLKFQHIFFFFFFFIITFFTENYFLDVPELIWSVLFVIIFNVGIYYLVYFYLVPRFYLSNKYPEFILYAFICFLVSSLFRILLEPAVFNMKFDETLSNTKFLYNVYTAQGIVILVASFLGITKDKFLIEQDFKNLGEEKDQLYLDLLKSKLNPHFLLNTLNNIYSKSFNPSEKTSESILQLSRLLQYVIYDTNKEKITLMQEFSTIKSLIGLYQLKYNNLLDIRFEIKDEETLELIEVPPSVCLTLFENALKHSAVGIEGNSFISVFYKIQDQELSFEIKNSMAKNRNLVNNVNDNGLGNEAVISILEKYYPERFTFISEAAMNNTYETTLKIKL; encoded by the coding sequence ATGGAATATCATTGGGGACTTTTGCTGAAGTTTCAGCATATTTTCTTCTTTTTCTTCTTCTTTATCATCACTTTTTTCACCGAAAACTACTTTTTGGATGTTCCGGAGCTCATTTGGTCCGTATTATTTGTGATTATTTTCAATGTTGGGATTTACTATCTGGTCTATTTTTATCTGGTACCCAGGTTTTATCTTTCCAATAAGTATCCGGAGTTTATTCTGTATGCATTTATCTGTTTTTTGGTATCAAGCCTGTTTAGAATTTTGCTGGAACCTGCCGTGTTTAATATGAAATTTGATGAAACACTATCCAACACAAAATTCCTTTACAATGTGTATACTGCTCAGGGTATTGTTATATTGGTAGCCTCATTTCTGGGAATTACTAAGGATAAATTTCTGATTGAACAGGATTTTAAAAACTTAGGGGAAGAAAAAGACCAACTGTATCTTGACCTTTTAAAATCAAAATTAAACCCTCATTTTTTACTGAATACCCTTAATAATATTTATTCGAAAAGCTTTAATCCATCCGAGAAAACATCGGAATCTATCTTGCAGTTAAGCCGCTTGTTGCAGTATGTTATTTATGATACCAATAAGGAAAAGATTACGCTTATGCAGGAGTTTTCAACGATTAAATCATTGATTGGGCTTTACCAGTTAAAGTATAATAACCTATTGGATATCAGGTTTGAAATAAAAGATGAAGAAACATTGGAGCTTATTGAAGTACCTCCATCAGTTTGTCTTACCTTATTTGAAAATGCTCTGAAACATTCAGCAGTGGGGATTGAAGGAAATAGTTTTATCAGTGTATTTTATAAAATACAGGATCAGGAACTATCATTTGAAATTAAAAATTCTATGGCAAAGAACCGGAATCTTGTGAATAACGTTAATGATAATGGATTGGGAAATGAAGCAGTCATCAGCATTCTGGAAAAATACTACCCTGAAAGATTTACTTTTATATCAGAAGCGGCTATGAATAATACATACGAAACTACTTTAAAAATTAAACTATAA
- a CDS encoding DUF2490 domain-containing protein, translating to MKVKLSLITFFLLGASQFVIAQSRDSYNMWFQYLMSAKLTDKSTLTALSQYRSFDLAYDTRLFLVSAYVDYEVANEVRPAVGAMFLILDSYKSDNTKKERYEKRPFQQVSLGGNIGRTSISHRFRVEERFISNPDEFIVRLRYLISLRIPFNKTGEKERFYGILKNEIRMNASKEETFDSNRLTAGIGIKTGKNSAIEVAFINQLETGSTSNYAYIGYRNNFDWRKNKNK from the coding sequence ATGAAAGTTAAATTATCATTAATCACCTTTTTTCTACTAGGTGCAAGTCAATTTGTGATCGCTCAAAGCCGGGACAGTTATAATATGTGGTTCCAATACCTTATGTCTGCAAAACTTACAGATAAAAGTACCTTGACAGCCCTTTCCCAATACCGGTCTTTTGACCTGGCCTATGACACCAGACTTTTTTTGGTTTCTGCTTACGTAGATTATGAAGTTGCTAATGAGGTAAGACCTGCTGTAGGAGCCATGTTTCTTATTCTGGACTCTTACAAGTCTGATAATACCAAAAAAGAGAGGTATGAAAAAAGACCTTTCCAACAAGTGAGCCTGGGAGGCAATATCGGAAGAACTTCTATTTCTCACCGGTTTCGCGTGGAAGAACGTTTCATAAGCAATCCGGATGAGTTCATTGTAAGGCTTCGCTATCTTATTTCATTAAGAATCCCATTCAATAAAACCGGGGAGAAAGAAAGATTTTATGGGATCCTGAAAAATGAAATCCGAATGAATGCCAGCAAAGAAGAAACATTCGACAGCAACCGTTTAACCGCCGGGATAGGAATAAAAACAGGAAAAAACTCAGCCATAGAAGTTGCTTTTATCAACCAGCTGGAAACCGGATCTACCAGTAACTATGCCTATATCGGCTATCGAAACAATTTTGACTGGAGAAAAAATAAAAATAAATAA